One Streptomyces drozdowiczii DNA segment encodes these proteins:
- a CDS encoding ATP-grasp domain-containing protein, with amino-acid sequence MEGQRLLLVGVGMTGRPYLEAARRLGVRVHAVETEPRAADLAGVADDVTVCRGGSDELWYEAASAAVRHARPDGVVAFSEPHVLAAALVQDELGLPGPSLRAAVLSRNKALQRGRFAAASIGQPDFMVADRLGDGRDWAAERLPVVVKPLSSAGSAGVELVMDQGAFEKVVARRDDEGRLLVERAAAGPEYSWEALVRDGEVWFANLTAKETTGPPYFVEVAHRVATEVDAPTRATVDRLGAEVLAALGMRTGIVHLEFRLTARGPSVMEVAVRTPGDHLMDLLGDAYGIDWYEMVVRLALGADLPGPRPPRCAAPQATCPRPAPAPSPRSAASTRCWPTRTSWRRG; translated from the coding sequence ATGGAGGGGCAGAGACTGCTGCTGGTCGGGGTGGGCATGACCGGACGGCCCTACCTCGAAGCGGCCCGGCGCCTCGGCGTACGGGTCCACGCCGTGGAGACGGAGCCGAGGGCCGCGGACCTGGCCGGGGTCGCCGACGACGTCACGGTCTGCCGGGGCGGCTCGGACGAGCTGTGGTACGAGGCCGCCAGCGCGGCGGTGCGCCACGCACGCCCTGACGGCGTGGTCGCCTTCAGCGAACCCCATGTCCTGGCCGCCGCTCTCGTCCAGGACGAACTGGGCCTCCCCGGACCCTCGTTGAGGGCCGCCGTCCTGTCGCGCAACAAGGCGCTCCAGCGGGGCCGGTTCGCCGCCGCGAGCATCGGCCAGCCCGACTTCATGGTCGCCGACCGGCTCGGCGACGGCCGCGACTGGGCCGCCGAACGCCTGCCCGTCGTCGTCAAGCCGCTGTCCTCCGCGGGCAGCGCGGGCGTCGAACTCGTCATGGACCAGGGCGCGTTCGAGAAGGTGGTGGCCCGCAGGGACGACGAGGGCCGGCTCCTCGTGGAGCGCGCGGCGGCGGGCCCCGAGTACAGCTGGGAGGCGCTCGTCCGCGACGGCGAGGTGTGGTTCGCCAACCTCACCGCCAAGGAGACCACGGGCCCGCCGTACTTCGTGGAGGTCGCGCACCGCGTCGCCACCGAGGTCGACGCCCCCACCCGCGCCACGGTCGACCGGCTGGGCGCCGAGGTCCTTGCCGCGCTCGGCATGCGCACCGGCATCGTGCACCTGGAGTTCCGCCTCACCGCCCGCGGCCCCTCGGTCATGGAGGTCGCCGTGCGCACGCCGGGCGACCACCTGATGGACCTGCTCGGCGACGCGTACGGCATCGACTGGTACGAGATGGTCGTGCGCCTGGCCCTGGGCGCCGACCTGCCGGGCCCCCGGCCGCCCCGCTGCGCCGCACCGCAAGCTACCTGCCCGCGGCCCGCCCCGGCACCGTCACCGAGATCCGCGGCCTCGACGAGGTGCTGGCCCACCCGCACGTCGTGGCGGCGCGGGTGA
- a CDS encoding DUF885 family protein, with the protein MAGGTAAPGLRDARVRAAVELDHARAREYAGLHEYDGVLQDLSPAGVSAALARLGTGPLPADPFDAEVLAVHEDGLRARFGEALLHRRDPLLHLAAMDLACYDREYAPAGERRRARLRHLAAWPDAVEHAVAALDRVPAPVALAALPALRGLAQDAADDAPALAAVRRLVAHVEAAAAGGDPSAALGEAVFLRLLGAGEAMTYDTGALTAAAEAERARLWALLEDAVERLEPGGRVREVVPALLADHPATTEGVFTAARALLGEVTGFAVARDLIADPGGRCEVGPAPASRAYAQAMMSWSAPYEQDAPSWYYVVPPDPGWPPHEAAEWLAVFSSTSLPAITVHEVTPGHYAHGRALRALTSDVRRSLESPAFVEGWAHYAEELYVEEGFRDHDPRYVVGTALEALLRVTRLFCAIGLHTGALTTEEATARFEADAFLRGRSARAEALRGAVEPTYGRYTLGKSEILRVRALARTGWGHRYTHRRFHDTLLSLGMPPIGLLERAVVGDLAPRGGAAQAP; encoded by the coding sequence ATGGCGGGCGGTACGGCCGCGCCGGGCCTGCGGGACGCCCGGGTCAGGGCGGCCGTCGAACTCGACCACGCCCGCGCCCGCGAGTACGCGGGGCTGCACGAGTACGACGGCGTCCTCCAGGACCTGTCGCCCGCCGGAGTGTCCGCGGCCCTCGCCCGCCTCGGCACCGGCCCGCTCCCGGCCGACCCCTTCGACGCCGAGGTGCTCGCGGTCCACGAGGACGGCCTGCGCGCCCGCTTCGGCGAGGCCCTGCTGCACCGCCGCGACCCGCTGCTCCACCTGGCCGCCATGGACCTGGCCTGCTACGACCGGGAGTACGCCCCGGCCGGGGAGCGCCGGCGCGCCCGGCTGCGCCACCTGGCGGCCTGGCCCGACGCGGTGGAGCACGCGGTGGCCGCGCTCGACCGGGTCCCGGCCCCGGTGGCGCTGGCCGCCCTGCCCGCGCTGCGGGGCCTGGCGCAGGACGCGGCCGACGACGCGCCCGCCCTGGCGGCGGTGCGCCGCCTGGTCGCCCACGTCGAGGCGGCGGCGGCCGGGGGCGACCCGTCGGCCGCGCTGGGCGAGGCCGTGTTCCTGCGCCTGCTGGGCGCGGGCGAGGCCATGACGTACGACACCGGCGCGCTGACGGCCGCGGCCGAGGCCGAACGCGCCCGCCTGTGGGCCCTGCTGGAGGACGCGGTGGAGCGCCTTGAGCCGGGCGGGCGGGTGCGCGAGGTCGTCCCCGCCCTGCTGGCGGACCACCCGGCCACCACCGAGGGCGTGTTCACGGCGGCCCGGGCGCTGCTCGGCGAGGTCACCGGCTTCGCGGTCGCGCGCGACCTGATCGCGGACCCGGGCGGCCGGTGCGAGGTGGGCCCCGCCCCGGCCTCGCGCGCCTACGCGCAGGCGATGATGTCCTGGTCGGCGCCGTACGAACAGGACGCGCCCAGCTGGTACTACGTCGTACCGCCCGACCCCGGCTGGCCGCCGCACGAGGCCGCCGAATGGCTCGCGGTCTTCAGCTCCACCTCACTGCCCGCCATCACGGTCCACGAGGTCACCCCGGGCCACTACGCCCATGGCCGCGCCCTGCGCGCCCTCACCAGCGACGTGCGCAGGTCCCTGGAGTCCCCGGCCTTCGTCGAGGGCTGGGCGCACTACGCGGAGGAGTTGTACGTCGAGGAGGGCTTCCGGGACCACGACCCGCGCTACGTCGTCGGCACCGCCCTCGAAGCACTGCTCCGCGTCACCCGCCTGTTCTGCGCCATCGGCCTGCACACCGGCGCCCTGACCACCGAGGAGGCCACCGCGCGCTTCGAGGCGGACGCGTTCCTGCGGGGCCGCTCCGCCCGCGCCGAGGCCCTGCGGGGCGCGGTCGAGCCCACGTACGGCCGCTACACCCTGGGCAAGTCGGAGATCCTGCGGGTGCGTGCCCTGGCACGCACCGGCTGGGGCCACCGCTACACCCACCGCCGCTTCCACGACACGCTGCTGTCCCTCGGCATGCCCCCGATCGGCCTGCTGGAGAGGGCGGTCGTGGGCGACCTCGCCCCGCGCGGGGGCGCGGCGCAGGCGCCGTAG